A region from the uncultured Desulfovibrio sp. genome encodes:
- a CDS encoding ATP-binding protein has product MIRFRSSFSQRLSRMGLSPWMLIGAALILGLTLVGLSVRSNQRERAFMVHNLTDRAEALIWALEAGTRTGLRLSPGAVLGLRPLLSETARQPGILYMAVTDTSGAILAQSGDSSPIPGVPDDTAPEFVPTPMLVQPQDIPHLTQVSDRPMWRVRTVDGKEVFEVFRVFAPLSRSHGQQHMGGGHGPHGMGMMGRMMGIDGPESAGGPYDLDVFGNPPPPPPVPRGVSGARPGPEAPRQVVGVALVGFDARPFEDALAQDARNNLLSAALAAALGLAAFVSLFWMHNNRRWRRIVRDQQVMATEVVANLPLGLVISDPDGRIAMINDTALTMFGKQRAEIFPSGATASQGGPDKPGRPARARRLNSLPGLEWEALAGKLVKGSRILEQETTLAVPGIKPLSISLGGAAMRNEDGAFLGNVFVLRDITEMKRLQTDAQRNDRLAALGHLAAGVAHEIRNPLSTIKGVALYIAKRMPLGGREEEAAQRMIDEVERLDRVVSELLEFARPGSFETVQADLGEVIGRALRLAEADLKAKNIAVVFEMEPGFPLVRVSTERLTQALLNLFLNAVQAMDHGGTLRVSTRALPEGMFSITVADTGPGIPAEIQASIFTPYFTTKSSGTGLGLAIVYQIAEGHGGRVSVGNAPGHGAEFTLTLPVNGKS; this is encoded by the coding sequence ATGATCCGTTTTCGCTCATCTTTCTCCCAGCGCTTGTCGCGCATGGGTCTTTCACCCTGGATGCTGATTGGGGCAGCCCTTATTCTCGGCCTGACTCTGGTGGGGCTCTCCGTTCGTAGCAATCAACGCGAACGGGCCTTTATGGTACACAATCTTACGGACAGGGCCGAGGCGCTCATCTGGGCGCTTGAAGCCGGAACCCGTACGGGCCTGCGCCTCAGCCCCGGCGCTGTGCTCGGCCTGCGTCCGCTGCTCAGTGAAACCGCCCGACAGCCCGGCATTCTCTATATGGCCGTGACAGACACCAGCGGGGCCATCCTAGCCCAGAGCGGCGACAGTTCGCCAATCCCCGGTGTGCCGGATGACACCGCGCCGGAATTTGTCCCCACCCCCATGCTGGTGCAGCCACAGGATATCCCCCACCTTACCCAAGTTTCAGACCGGCCCATGTGGCGGGTGCGGACGGTGGATGGAAAGGAAGTTTTTGAGGTTTTTCGCGTGTTTGCGCCCCTGAGCCGTTCGCATGGGCAACAACATATGGGTGGCGGGCATGGCCCCCACGGCATGGGCATGATGGGCCGCATGATGGGGATTGATGGCCCAGAGAGTGCTGGAGGCCCATATGATCTCGATGTGTTTGGCAATCCACCGCCTCCGCCGCCCGTGCCCAGAGGTGTGTCTGGTGCCCGTCCTGGCCCGGAAGCCCCCCGGCAGGTGGTGGGCGTGGCCTTGGTGGGCTTTGACGCGCGTCCTTTTGAGGATGCTCTGGCGCAGGACGCGCGCAACAACCTGCTTTCTGCCGCACTGGCTGCCGCCTTGGGGCTAGCCGCCTTTGTCTCCCTGTTCTGGATGCACAACAACCGGCGCTGGCGGCGTATTGTGCGCGATCAACAAGTCATGGCCACAGAGGTCGTGGCTAACCTCCCCCTGGGACTGGTGATCAGCGACCCGGACGGGCGTATTGCCATGATCAACGACACAGCTTTGACCATGTTTGGCAAACAGCGTGCAGAGATATTTCCTTCTGGCGCGACGGCCTCGCAAGGCGGCCCAGACAAGCCCGGCAGACCCGCACGGGCAAGGCGGCTGAACAGTCTGCCCGGCCTGGAATGGGAAGCCCTGGCGGGTAAACTGGTTAAGGGATCGCGCATTCTGGAGCAGGAAACAACACTCGCCGTGCCGGGGATCAAACCGCTGTCCATCAGCCTTGGCGGCGCGGCCATGCGCAATGAGGACGGCGCTTTTTTGGGCAACGTATTTGTGTTGCGCGACATTACGGAAATGAAGCGCCTTCAGACTGACGCCCAGCGCAATGACCGGCTTGCGGCCCTTGGGCATCTGGCGGCGGGTGTGGCGCACGAAATCCGCAATCCCCTGAGCACCATCAAGGGCGTGGCCCTGTATATCGCCAAGCGCATGCCTCTGGGGGGGCGCGAGGAAGAAGCCGCCCAACGCATGATTGACGAAGTGGAACGGCTGGACCGCGTGGTTTCCGAGTTGTTGGAATTTGCGCGTCCCGGCTCGTTTGAAACAGTACAGGCTGATCTTGGCGAAGTTATAGGGCGTGCGTTGCGGCTTGCCGAGGCCGACCTCAAGGCCAAGAATATTGCCGTGGTTTTTGAAATGGAACCGGGTTTTCCGCTGGTACGCGTCAGCACGGAGCGGCTCACTCAGGCCCTGCTGAATCTTTTTCTCAACGCGGTTCAGGCCATGGATCACGGAGGTACCCTGCGTGTGAGTACGCGCGCGCTGCCCGAGGGCATGTTCAGCATCACCGTGGCCGACACGGGGCCGGGCATCCCGGCAGAAATCCAGGCTTCCATTTTTACGCCCTACTTTACCACCAAATCATCGGGAACCGGCCTTGGGCTTGCCATCGTCTATCAGATTGCCGAGGGGCACGGCGGACGCGTAAGCGTTGGCAACGCGCCGGGGCATGGGGCGGAATTTACGCTCACCCTGCCTGTAAACGGCAAGAGTTAG
- a CDS encoding periplasmic heavy metal sensor, giving the protein MKTSKIVTSGAALTLAIFLGLSGVASAQHGDGHGPAGMGPGTGMGMGMGPGMGYGMGLSSEQMETMQQIHQSFVEKTQPTMQQHFSKMAELNNLAAAGAKPDDARVKAAQKDLREIDAKLYSARAEMLKQMSDKGIPFMAGHGMGRGMGHRMGGHGMGHGMMGNGMMNPGDCPGMSGMGGMDAAGATGNAVQSGATGNK; this is encoded by the coding sequence ATGAAGACCTCCAAGATCGTTACCAGCGGCGCGGCCCTTACCCTTGCCATCTTCCTCGGCCTTTCGGGCGTTGCCTCCGCCCAGCACGGCGACGGCCACGGCCCCGCAGGCATGGGCCCCGGCACTGGCATGGGCATGGGAATGGGCCCCGGCATGGGGTATGGCATGGGATTGTCCAGCGAGCAGATGGAAACCATGCAGCAGATCCACCAGAGCTTTGTTGAAAAAACACAGCCCACCATGCAGCAGCATTTTTCCAAGATGGCTGAACTGAACAATCTTGCCGCCGCTGGCGCCAAGCCCGATGACGCCCGCGTCAAGGCCGCCCAGAAGGACCTGCGCGAAATCGACGCCAAGCTTTACAGCGCCAGGGCCGAAATGCTCAAGCAGATGTCCGACAAGGGCATTCCCTTCATGGCTGGCCACGGCATGGGCCGGGGCATGGGACACCGCATGGGCGGACACGGCATGGGACATGGCATGATGGGTAACGGCATGATGAATCCCGGCGACTGCCCCGGCATGTCTGGCATGGGCGGCATGGACGCGGCTGGTGCCACTGGCAACGCGGTGCAGTCCGGCGCTACCGGAAACAAGTAA
- a CDS encoding SHOCT domain-containing protein, translated as MDYTDSMAILKRRLASGEITLEEYEKLKKSI; from the coding sequence ATGGATTATACAGATTCCATGGCAATTCTCAAAAGACGGCTGGCCTCAGGAGAAATCACTCTTGAGGAATACGAAAAACTGAAAAAATCCATCTGA